In Streptomyces sp. NBC_01707, a genomic segment contains:
- a CDS encoding DUF3618 domain-containing protein, whose product MSESIDQLADRASPGQMVRRRRQRVRGALSGLRDRVMGTVADSTGTVHSRPPSRRRRARARPRTPCARRPDRSAMRPAGSVRQSVERRSRPCGRHRAIRWGLAWLLSVPDCWPRPCCPPRRPRSRQPPRFPKVRLSSR is encoded by the coding sequence TTGTCGGAAAGCATCGACCAGCTGGCAGACCGCGCCAGCCCCGGACAGATGGTGCGCCGCCGTAGGCAGCGGGTGCGCGGTGCGCTGTCGGGCCTTCGTGACCGCGTCATGGGGACCGTGGCCGACTCCACCGGGACCGTACACAGCAGGCCGCCGAGTCGGCGAAGGAGAGCACGGGCGAGGCCGCGGACACCGTGCGCCAGGCGGCCGGACAGGTCGGCGATGCGGCCGGCTGGGTCAGTGAGGCAGTCGGTAGAGCGCCGGAGCAGGCCGTGCGGCAGACACAGGGCAATCCGCTGGGGGCTGGCTTGGTTGCTTTCGGTGCCGGACTGCTGGCCGCGTCCCTGCTGCCCACCTCGCAGGCCGAGGAGCAGGCAGCCACCCAGATTTCCGAAAGTGAGGCTGTCGAGCCGGTGA
- a CDS encoding DUF6262 family protein, giving the protein MRADNSSHLAEAAQQRRLDCIERVQAVLGALERDGGAVTVASVAARAGVSRTFLYDDAQAPLLAKLRELADKQPATGRPALPDHQRITTKSHETVVRALREANRKLNEENERLRNELAVALGQLRDLRRGITVPRG; this is encoded by the coding sequence ATGCGGGCTGACAACTCGTCCCACCTGGCCGAGGCCGCACAGCAGCGCCGCCTGGACTGCATCGAGCGCGTCCAAGCCGTCCTGGGGGCCCTGGAACGCGACGGCGGAGCGGTGACTGTCGCCAGCGTCGCCGCACGGGCCGGGGTCTCCCGAACCTTTCTCTATGACGACGCCCAGGCCCCGCTCCTGGCCAAGCTACGGGAACTCGCGGACAAGCAGCCCGCCACGGGACGACCGGCCCTGCCCGACCACCAGCGCATCACCACCAAGTCACACGAGACGGTGGTGCGAGCACTGCGGGAGGCCAACCGGAAACTGAACGAGGAGAACGAGCGGCTCCGCAACGAACTCGCCGTGGCCCTCGGACAGCTCCGCGACCTTCGCCGAGGCATCACCGTTCCACGCGGTTAA
- a CDS encoding SDR family oxidoreductase has protein sequence MPDTPRSQPRQPEPDFPQQDQEHPGWTGPMDPPPDHGEDSYRGTGRLQDRKAVLTGGDSGIGRAVALAFAREGADVLFTYLPEEDEEAAETTRLVQDAGRTAVAVPCDIREEEQCRRLVERAVEEWGRIDILVNNAAYQMSQPDGIAAITTEQFDRVVHTNLYGMFWLSKMALPHIPRGGSIINTTSVQAYQPSPHLLDYAMTKGAIANFTQGLAQMLAADGIRVNAVAPGPVWTPLIPATLPDTKEFGKQSPLGRPAQPAEMAPAYVFLASAEAGYITAEIVNATGGSPLP, from the coding sequence TTGCCCGACACACCCCGTTCTCAGCCCCGGCAACCCGAGCCGGACTTCCCGCAGCAGGACCAGGAGCATCCCGGATGGACCGGCCCCATGGACCCGCCCCCGGATCATGGTGAGGACTCCTACCGGGGGACTGGACGGCTCCAGGACCGCAAGGCGGTGCTGACAGGTGGCGACTCGGGCATCGGGCGCGCTGTCGCGCTGGCCTTCGCCCGGGAGGGCGCCGACGTGCTGTTCACCTACTTGCCCGAGGAGGACGAGGAGGCGGCGGAGACCACCCGCCTCGTCCAGGACGCGGGCCGCACGGCTGTGGCCGTCCCCTGTGACATCCGGGAGGAGGAGCAGTGCCGACGGCTGGTCGAACGGGCGGTGGAGGAGTGGGGCCGCATCGACATTCTCGTCAACAACGCTGCCTATCAGATGTCACAGCCGGACGGAATCGCCGCGATCACCACCGAGCAGTTCGATCGCGTAGTGCACACCAACCTGTACGGCATGTTCTGGCTGTCGAAGATGGCACTACCGCACATTCCGCGGGGCGGTTCCATCATCAACACCACCTCGGTCCAGGCGTACCAGCCCAGCCCGCACCTGCTGGACTACGCCATGACCAAGGGAGCCATCGCCAACTTCACCCAAGGGCTGGCCCAGATGCTCGCCGCCGACGGCATCCGCGTCAACGCCGTGGCCCCAGGGCCGGTCTGGACACCCCTGATCCCCGCGACCCTCCCGGACACCAAGGAATTCGGCAAGCAGTCGCCACTGGGCCGCCCGGCCCAGCCCGCAGAAATGGCTCCTGCCTACGTCTTCCTCGCCTCCGCCGAAGCGGGCTACATCACCGCGGAGATCGTCAACGCCACCGGTGGCTCACCCCTCCCGTAA
- a CDS encoding NADP-dependent oxidoreductase has product MSLAVQFSEYGTSDVLNLVDVEVPAPGPGQVRLAVRAAGVNPFDWKVLQGWVQEMYPLELPAGLGSDVAGVVDAVGAGVTGFAVGDKVLGASLTPSYAQFALADPAALVAKPASVSWEAAGSLAGAGGTALTALDRLKVTEGETILIHAASGGVGTFAVQLAVARGARVIGTASERNHDLLRQLGAVPVTYGEGLLGRVWAVAPDGVDAVFDASGHGEIPDSIELAGGPDRVLTIVAFDAADTGIQLHEGRAGAEVYREVVRHIEEGHVRVPIARTYPLTQAAAALDESRTGHVHGKLVILP; this is encoded by the coding sequence ATGTCTCTTGCAGTGCAGTTTTCCGAGTACGGCACCAGCGACGTGCTGAACCTCGTGGATGTCGAGGTTCCGGCGCCGGGGCCGGGGCAGGTGCGCCTGGCCGTCCGCGCGGCCGGGGTCAACCCCTTCGACTGGAAGGTCCTCCAGGGCTGGGTGCAGGAGATGTACCCGCTCGAACTTCCCGCCGGTCTCGGCTCCGACGTGGCCGGTGTGGTGGACGCCGTCGGTGCGGGGGTGACCGGCTTCGCCGTCGGCGACAAGGTGCTCGGCGCCTCGCTCACCCCGTCCTACGCCCAGTTCGCACTGGCCGACCCCGCGGCGCTGGTCGCCAAGCCCGCCTCGGTCTCCTGGGAGGCGGCAGGCAGTCTTGCCGGGGCGGGCGGCACTGCTCTGACCGCCCTCGATCGGCTCAAGGTCACCGAAGGCGAGACGATACTGATCCACGCGGCCTCCGGTGGCGTGGGTACCTTCGCCGTGCAGCTGGCCGTGGCCCGGGGCGCTAGGGTGATCGGCACCGCGAGCGAGCGCAACCACGACCTGCTGCGCCAGCTCGGCGCCGTCCCGGTCACCTACGGCGAGGGGCTCCTTGGCCGCGTGTGGGCCGTCGCCCCGGACGGTGTCGACGCGGTCTTCGACGCCTCCGGCCACGGGGAGATCCCGGACTCGATCGAACTCGCGGGCGGCCCTGACCGCGTCCTGACCATCGTCGCGTTCGACGCCGCCGACACCGGAATCCAGCTCCACGAGGGCCGGGCGGGAGCCGAGGTCTACCGCGAGGTCGTCCGCCACATCGAGGAGGGTCACGTGCGCGTTCCGATCGCCCGCACCTACCCCCTCACCCAGGCCGCCGCCGCCCTCGACGAGAGCCGCACTGGCCATGTGCACGGCAAGCTCGTCATTTTGCCGTAG
- a CDS encoding tyrosine-type recombinase/integrase — translation MSADGRLAAVVPFPGDPRVTALLCVVRPEFRVERFMPPAGHFLAPTPCVITTCLRKNASRGLCAAHDSTWRKAGRPERKAWIAEPANWPAGLSLDVASCQVSGCRYSGGLSGLCDLHLADLNGLHSRGRRISVREYAAAALVLSRPAAGRCGFPDCGYEISRNGLCDGHHYRWTKVGRPPLAALPAELMLRNTPNFSVAGLPPLAALEFQYLLQLRTDQRRSKVVPSSWVRAVNTVIAEGVSSVRDRPAHHWRCLSLNHTTVPQLFTDLLEALGDLDGPAEEWDRDVWRPDRLGYSIEERQRVAPLDFTGITQPWLRPTVKRYLRLRLARTELRSAARNLHDFVLFSRFIAETRPDRQNDPAVLDRPLLESYIGWVGRRTVEQKGPYFGQPVSPGSRSRLLSAVSTMLETWRRYDWQPALPADARIHRDEYPRPRGLKANFIDEHLMEQIESEENLALLDPETRALVMICRDEGLRISEALTLKTDCLKKTPSGRWALVHYKSKDKSFRAIPASRVVVDAIREQHGRVRERFGGACQWLFPKVSGNPDGKYPMPYGTVDTRFDAWLQRIRLIDSNGDAAAVSWHQFRHTLGTRMANAGVSGRTIREVLGHTSWQMQEHYSRIADDTLRREYEEKYEVRFNLKGEAVKIRRDSDLSGVEWLAEKIGRRLHAVAGGWCGRHISRPCPKTAADGCYFCDDFQSDRQFLPIHRDTLARTHELQADAAAAGRSRAACVNARLATAVEHLITRIAHQENDGVAPAPDDLPGSPVETKGEADAG, via the coding sequence GTGAGCGCCGACGGCCGCCTGGCCGCCGTCGTCCCGTTCCCCGGGGATCCTCGGGTCACGGCCCTGCTTTGCGTGGTGCGGCCGGAGTTCCGGGTCGAGCGCTTCATGCCGCCCGCCGGGCACTTCCTGGCCCCGACCCCGTGCGTGATCACCACCTGCTTGCGGAAGAACGCCTCGCGCGGGTTGTGCGCCGCGCACGACTCGACCTGGCGGAAGGCCGGGCGTCCCGAGCGGAAGGCGTGGATCGCGGAGCCGGCGAACTGGCCAGCCGGGCTGAGCCTGGACGTGGCCTCGTGCCAGGTCAGCGGATGCCGGTACTCCGGCGGCCTGTCGGGCCTGTGTGACCTGCACCTGGCCGACTTGAACGGCCTGCATTCGCGGGGCCGGCGGATCAGCGTCCGCGAGTACGCCGCCGCGGCGCTGGTGCTCTCTCGTCCAGCGGCTGGCAGGTGCGGCTTCCCGGACTGCGGTTACGAGATCAGCCGCAACGGCTTGTGCGACGGGCACCACTACCGCTGGACGAAGGTCGGGCGGCCTCCGCTGGCCGCGCTGCCCGCCGAGCTGATGCTCCGCAACACCCCCAACTTCTCCGTCGCGGGCCTGCCGCCGTTAGCGGCGCTGGAGTTCCAGTACCTGCTCCAGCTCCGCACCGACCAGCGACGCTCCAAGGTGGTCCCCAGCTCCTGGGTCCGCGCGGTCAACACCGTCATCGCCGAGGGCGTCTCCTCGGTGCGGGACCGTCCGGCCCACCACTGGCGTTGCCTGTCGCTGAACCACACCACCGTCCCGCAGCTCTTCACCGACCTGCTGGAGGCCCTCGGCGACCTCGATGGACCCGCCGAAGAGTGGGACAGGGACGTGTGGCGCCCGGACCGGCTCGGCTACAGCATCGAGGAGCGGCAGCGCGTCGCCCCGCTGGACTTCACCGGCATCACGCAGCCTTGGCTGAGGCCGACGGTCAAGCGTTACTTGCGGCTGCGGCTCGCGCGCACGGAACTGCGGTCGGCCGCGCGCAACCTCCACGACTTCGTCCTCTTCTCCCGGTTCATCGCGGAGACCCGCCCCGACCGGCAGAACGACCCTGCGGTGCTGGACCGGCCGCTGCTGGAGTCCTATATCGGCTGGGTTGGCCGCAGGACGGTGGAACAGAAGGGGCCGTACTTCGGCCAGCCCGTGTCCCCGGGCAGCCGCAGCCGCCTGCTGTCGGCGGTCTCCACGATGCTGGAAACGTGGCGCCGCTACGACTGGCAGCCCGCACTGCCAGCCGACGCCCGGATCCACCGGGACGAATACCCGCGGCCGCGCGGGCTGAAGGCCAACTTCATCGACGAGCACCTGATGGAGCAGATCGAGTCCGAGGAGAATCTGGCCCTGCTCGACCCCGAGACACGCGCGCTGGTGATGATCTGCCGTGACGAGGGTCTGCGCATCAGCGAAGCACTCACGTTGAAGACCGACTGTCTGAAGAAGACCCCGTCCGGCCGCTGGGCCCTGGTCCACTACAAGAGCAAGGACAAGAGCTTCCGGGCCATCCCCGCCTCCCGCGTGGTGGTGGATGCCATCCGGGAACAGCACGGCCGGGTCCGGGAACGGTTCGGGGGTGCCTGCCAGTGGCTGTTCCCCAAGGTCAGCGGGAACCCGGACGGAAAGTACCCGATGCCCTACGGCACCGTCGATACCCGCTTCGACGCCTGGCTGCAACGGATTCGCCTCATCGACTCCAACGGCGACGCCGCCGCCGTCAGCTGGCATCAGTTCCGGCACACGCTGGGCACCAGAATGGCGAACGCGGGGGTGTCCGGACGCACCATCCGCGAGGTCCTGGGCCACACCTCCTGGCAGATGCAGGAGCACTACTCGCGCATCGCGGACGACACGCTTCGCCGCGAGTACGAGGAGAAGTACGAGGTCCGTTTCAACCTCAAGGGCGAGGCCGTCAAGATCCGCCGCGACAGCGACCTGTCCGGCGTCGAGTGGCTGGCAGAGAAGATCGGCCGCCGTCTCCACGCGGTCGCCGGCGGCTGGTGTGGACGGCACATCTCGCGTCCCTGCCCCAAGACCGCCGCCGACGGCTGCTACTTCTGTGACGACTTCCAAAGCGACCGGCAGTTCCTGCCCATCCACCGCGACACCCTCGCCCGCACCCACGAGCTGCAAGCCGACGCCGCAGCCGCTGGCCGTTCCCGCGCGGCCTGCGTCAACGCACGGCTGGCCACCGCAGTCGAGCATCTCATCACGCGCATTGCCCACCAGGAGAACGACGGAGTAGCCCCGGCGCCAGACGACCTTCCTGGCAGCCCAGTCGAGACGAAGGGGGAAGCAGATGCGGGCTGA
- a CDS encoding tyrosine-type recombinase/integrase, with protein sequence MYVRRVVGSGMRRETYTVVDGEGRVVETVDDYLALCTDREHSPNTLRARAFDLKAWLVFLRLLDIDPLAATSEHVDQFAGWLRRPVQPGRLRPADADSPAREPSTVNRALNSVYMFYEFLARRGIGMGAQLTHRRATSIGDHGGFLAGIAERQVTGRPTRLKQVKRRPATLTDTDVQSILDACERLRDRLLMALMFETGCRIGQALGLRHEDINTDRRTLTLRPREDNANRARGKSHDPKEIPIRQTLLDLYTDYLFAEYGELDCDYVFVNLWNGAVGTPMGYWAAMSLVKRLRRRTGVDFHPHLFRHTHATALLRAGVRLEVTSELLTHRSVHTTADTYGHLDADDLADELDRVGFRGAW encoded by the coding sequence ATGTACGTGCGACGGGTCGTGGGGTCCGGGATGCGCCGCGAGACGTACACCGTCGTGGACGGCGAGGGACGGGTGGTCGAGACGGTGGACGACTACCTCGCACTGTGCACCGACCGGGAGCACTCGCCGAACACGCTCCGGGCCCGTGCCTTCGACCTGAAGGCGTGGCTGGTCTTCCTCCGGCTTCTGGACATCGATCCGCTGGCCGCGACCTCGGAGCACGTGGACCAGTTCGCCGGGTGGCTGCGGCGCCCGGTCCAGCCGGGACGGCTGCGACCGGCGGACGCCGACAGCCCGGCCCGGGAGCCGTCAACGGTCAATCGCGCGCTGAACAGTGTCTATATGTTCTACGAGTTCCTCGCGCGCCGTGGCATCGGCATGGGAGCGCAGCTAACGCATCGTCGGGCGACGTCGATCGGCGACCACGGTGGGTTCCTCGCCGGTATTGCGGAGCGGCAGGTCACCGGTCGGCCGACACGGCTGAAGCAGGTCAAGCGGCGGCCGGCCACGCTGACGGACACCGACGTCCAGAGCATCCTCGACGCGTGCGAGCGGCTGAGGGACCGGCTGCTGATGGCGTTGATGTTCGAAACGGGCTGCCGGATCGGGCAGGCGCTGGGCCTGCGGCACGAGGACATCAACACGGACCGGCGGACGCTGACGCTGCGGCCTCGGGAGGACAACGCCAACCGGGCCCGCGGCAAGAGCCACGACCCGAAGGAGATCCCCATCCGGCAGACGCTGCTCGACCTCTACACGGACTACCTGTTCGCCGAGTACGGCGAGCTGGACTGCGACTACGTGTTCGTGAACCTATGGAACGGCGCCGTGGGAACGCCGATGGGGTACTGGGCGGCGATGAGCCTGGTCAAGCGGCTGCGGCGGCGCACCGGTGTCGACTTTCACCCCCATCTGTTCCGGCATACTCACGCGACCGCGCTTCTGCGGGCGGGCGTGCGGCTGGAGGTGACCAGTGAGTTGCTCACGCACCGCTCGGTCCACACCACGGCGGACACCTACGGGCACCTGGACGCGGATGACCTGGCCGACGAGCTGGACCGGGTGGGCTTCAGGGGCGCGTGGTGA
- a CDS encoding SDR family NAD(P)-dependent oxidoreductase — protein MPTIAIVGAGPQLGLAIARTYGTHGYDVALVARTQATLEDLAGELAAEGISAAAFPADVLDRAALAQALKDAAAHFGGIDVLEYSPVGGFKTVMTTPAATEPADVQHEMDFQLYGAIAATRAVLPAMREAGAGSLLFTTGAGSVDPVPQIANVNAAAAALRNWVINLHKELDGTGVQAAHVAINVSIGTPAVPGFPTAQPGEISPVYWDLHTTKRDQAELVFSL, from the coding sequence ATGCCCACCATCGCCATCGTCGGCGCCGGCCCCCAGCTCGGCCTCGCCATTGCCCGCACCTACGGCACTCACGGCTACGACGTCGCACTGGTCGCCCGCACCCAGGCCACGCTCGAAGATCTGGCCGGTGAGCTGGCCGCCGAGGGCATCAGCGCCGCCGCGTTCCCCGCGGACGTCCTCGACCGCGCCGCGCTCGCCCAGGCACTCAAGGACGCGGCCGCACACTTCGGCGGCATCGACGTCCTGGAGTACTCCCCGGTCGGCGGCTTTAAGACCGTCATGACCACCCCGGCCGCGACCGAACCGGCCGACGTGCAGCACGAGATGGACTTCCAGCTCTATGGAGCCATCGCCGCCACCCGCGCGGTGCTGCCCGCCATGCGGGAGGCCGGTGCGGGGTCCCTGCTGTTCACCACCGGTGCCGGCTCCGTGGACCCCGTGCCGCAGATCGCCAACGTCAACGCAGCCGCCGCGGCGCTGCGCAACTGGGTGATCAACCTGCACAAGGAGCTGGACGGCACCGGCGTCCAGGCCGCGCACGTCGCCATCAACGTGTCGATCGGCACGCCGGCGGTCCCCGGATTCCCGACCGCTCAGCCCGGGGAGATCTCCCCCGTCTACTGGGACCTGCACACCACGAAGCGCGACCAGGCCGAACTTGTCTTCAGTCTCTGA
- a CDS encoding AAA family ATPase, with protein sequence MVGLPGAGKTTRAKELAAIHRALRLTPDHWMIPLFGDSMADGKRWVLEGRLISVALQALRLGTSVVLDFGLWSRDERSALRWLARSVGASCQVVYLPVDKDVQLARVAHRQETTPHHTFPMSEADLDVWREQFQVPDAAELDGGEVPTPPAGWPSWRDWAAEIWPSCTDS encoded by the coding sequence ATGGTCGGGCTCCCTGGGGCTGGGAAAACCACCCGTGCCAAAGAACTCGCCGCAATCCACCGGGCGCTCCGGCTGACCCCCGATCACTGGATGATCCCGCTGTTCGGCGATTCGATGGCCGACGGCAAGCGCTGGGTGCTCGAGGGGCGGCTCATCTCGGTCGCCCTACAGGCGCTGAGGCTGGGGACCAGCGTCGTGCTCGACTTCGGACTCTGGAGCCGCGATGAACGGTCGGCGCTGCGCTGGCTGGCCCGGTCGGTCGGGGCATCATGCCAAGTGGTCTACCTGCCCGTGGACAAGGACGTCCAGCTCGCCCGCGTCGCGCACCGCCAGGAAACAACACCGCATCACACGTTCCCGATGAGCGAGGCCGACCTGGATGTCTGGCGGGAGCAGTTCCAGGTGCCTGACGCCGCCGAACTCGACGGCGGCGAGGTCCCCACGCCACCGGCGGGCTGGCCGAGCTGGCGAGACTGGGCGGCAGAGATCTGGCCCTCGTGCACCGACAGCTAA
- a CDS encoding TetR/AcrR family transcriptional regulator, with protein sequence MSPRDPHTDADVGTADSAGQSKRSDAERNRGRIIAAARTVFGRDGLNASMASVAREAGVGIATLFRHFPRKEDLVAAVFTDRMKAYAQATTEALADPDPWHGFTGYIQDVCAMQADDRGFADVLTMSFPGVPELEQHHTRAYEGFLELIGRAKNSGHLREDFTSRDLVLLLMANAGVLSATGDAAPDAWRRLVAWMIQSFQAPARGPLPDPPEDTALYEAMRRASQDITTPETGKRG encoded by the coding sequence ATGAGCCCCCGAGATCCCCACACCGACGCCGACGTCGGCACGGCCGATTCCGCAGGCCAGTCCAAGCGCAGCGACGCAGAGCGCAACCGGGGGCGGATCATCGCCGCCGCGCGCACGGTCTTCGGGCGCGACGGGCTCAACGCGTCGATGGCCTCGGTCGCGCGGGAGGCCGGGGTGGGGATCGCCACCCTCTTCCGTCACTTCCCCCGCAAGGAAGATCTCGTCGCCGCGGTCTTCACCGACCGTATGAAGGCGTACGCACAGGCCACCACCGAGGCCCTGGCCGACCCGGACCCGTGGCACGGCTTCACCGGGTACATCCAGGACGTCTGCGCGATGCAGGCAGACGACCGCGGCTTCGCCGACGTCCTGACCATGAGCTTCCCCGGTGTCCCGGAACTGGAACAGCACCACACCCGGGCGTACGAGGGCTTCCTCGAACTCATCGGCCGCGCCAAGAACAGCGGGCACCTGCGCGAGGACTTCACCAGCCGCGATCTCGTACTGCTGCTGATGGCCAACGCCGGAGTCCTCAGCGCCACCGGCGACGCCGCCCCGGACGCCTGGCGCCGCCTGGTGGCATGGATGATCCAGTCCTTCCAGGCACCGGCCCGTGGCCCGCTGCCGGACCCGCCCGAGGACACCGCGCTGTACGAGGCCATGCGCCGCGCCAGCCAGGACATCACCACCCCGGAGACCGGAAAGCGAGGCTGA
- a CDS encoding plasmid stabilization protein — protein sequence MPAGSSRKRERQYEHIKESTEKRGASEGRAKEIAARTVNKERARSGEAKSASKTSTGDPKSASQRGGERSHRGAQGPTKDQLGTAFPRASGSGRASGPEGGMHHGTWRRCHRGADGRPP from the coding sequence ATGCCAGCGGGATCGAGTCGTAAGCGGGAACGGCAGTACGAACACATCAAGGAGAGCACAGAAAAGCGTGGTGCTTCCGAGGGGCGTGCGAAGGAGATCGCAGCACGCACGGTGAACAAGGAGCGGGCGCGCTCAGGCGAGGCGAAGTCGGCGAGCAAAACGTCCACAGGTGATCCGAAGTCTGCCTCGCAGCGTGGGGGTGAACGGTCCCATCGTGGAGCGCAGGGACCCACGAAGGACCAGCTGGGGACTGCATTTCCCCGCGCGTCCGGATCCGGACGCGCATCTGGACCGGAAGGCGGTATGCATCATGGGACATGGCGGCGATGTCACAGAGGAGCTGACGGCCGACCACCGTGA
- a CDS encoding Fur family transcriptional regulator: MSDLLKRLRRRGWRMTSQRRVVAEVLDGDHVHLTADEVHARAAQRLPEISRATVYNALGELVSLGEVIEVSTDGRAKRYDPNAHRPHQHLVCTGCGTIRDVHPTGSPLDDLPTEERFGFAVSEAEITYRGLCPSCARGPLAG, translated from the coding sequence ATGAGTGACCTGTTGAAACGACTGCGAAGACGTGGCTGGCGGATGACGTCCCAGCGGCGCGTCGTTGCGGAGGTCCTCGACGGCGACCACGTGCACCTCACGGCCGACGAGGTGCACGCCCGGGCGGCGCAGCGGCTGCCCGAGATCTCCCGCGCGACGGTCTACAACGCTCTGGGCGAGCTGGTCTCCCTGGGCGAGGTCATCGAGGTCTCCACCGACGGCCGCGCCAAGCGGTACGACCCCAACGCGCACCGCCCGCACCAGCACCTGGTGTGCACCGGCTGCGGCACCATCCGCGACGTCCACCCGACAGGCAGTCCGCTCGACGACCTCCCCACGGAGGAAAGGTTCGGCTTCGCGGTGTCCGAGGCCGAGATCACCTACCGCGGACTGTGCCCATCCTGCGCCCGCGGTCCCTTGGCAGGGTGA
- a CDS encoding NucA/NucB deoxyribonuclease domain-containing protein produces the protein MGHGGDVTEELTADHREVNGLFDRIEAVPARGRAISSRKPLHPAVDVVWDLESSQRVPDNRTNRTAACAALSPSGTPAGKQCDEYPFASVWEGAGVGDNNFSVRYVDSAQNNNAGNELGAWYQNQRILGREAFFVQIYS, from the coding sequence ATGGGACATGGCGGCGATGTCACAGAGGAGCTGACGGCCGACCACCGTGAAGTGAACGGACTCTTCGACCGGATCGAAGCGGTTCCGGCACGAGGCCGTGCGATCAGCTCTCGAAAGCCCCTCCACCCGGCGGTCGACGTCGTCTGGGATCTCGAATCATCTCAGCGCGTGCCGGACAACCGCACCAACCGCACCGCCGCCTGCGCAGCCCTTTCCCCCAGCGGTACGCCAGCCGGAAAGCAGTGTGATGAGTACCCCTTCGCCTCGGTCTGGGAAGGCGCGGGCGTAGGAGACAATAATTTCTCCGTGCGCTACGTCGACAGCGCTCAGAACAACAACGCCGGTAACGAACTGGGCGCGTGGTATCAGAACCAGCGAATTCTGGGTCGAGAAGCGTTCTTCGTCCAGATCTACAGCTGA
- a CDS encoding IS256 family transposase produces the protein MTAPDSVPFAALLEENLASASPDLLRQMVKTFADAMMSADVDAACGASYGMPSEERVNSRNGYRHRQWDTRAGSIDLAIPKIRSGSYFPDWLLERRRRSEQALISVVATCYLLGVSTRRVEKLAATLGVTQLSKSQVSEMAKVLDARVAEFRNRTLDAGPYTFVWVDALTQKVREGGRVVNVHCLVAVGVNNEGKREVLGIDVASSEDGAGWLAFLRSLTTRGLTGAELVVSDAHVGLVGAIGAALPGAAWQRCRTHYARNLLSQVPKSAQPWVATLLRTVFEQPDAAAVRKQMAAAIAGLDEKYPKAAEHLETAREDLLAFAAFPRDVWKQIWSNNPQERLNKEIRRRTDVVGIFPDRGAIIRLIGAVLAEQSDEWAEQRRYMGPEILGRCRLHLIEGNTAETTDPAALTA, from the coding sequence ATGACCGCACCGGACAGTGTGCCGTTTGCCGCCCTGTTGGAGGAGAACCTCGCCTCGGCGAGTCCCGATCTGCTGCGGCAGATGGTGAAGACCTTCGCCGACGCCATGATGTCCGCCGACGTCGACGCCGCTTGCGGCGCGTCCTACGGCATGCCGAGTGAGGAACGGGTGAACTCCCGCAACGGTTACCGGCACCGCCAGTGGGACACCCGGGCCGGCAGCATCGACCTGGCCATCCCCAAGATCCGCTCCGGTTCCTACTTCCCCGACTGGCTGCTCGAGCGCCGCCGCCGCTCCGAACAAGCCCTGATCTCCGTGGTCGCCACCTGCTACCTGCTCGGCGTCAGCACCCGCCGAGTCGAGAAACTCGCCGCCACCCTCGGCGTCACCCAACTGTCCAAGTCCCAGGTCAGCGAGATGGCCAAGGTCCTCGACGCCCGGGTCGCCGAGTTCCGCAACCGGACACTGGACGCCGGCCCCTACACCTTCGTATGGGTCGACGCCCTGACCCAAAAAGTCCGCGAAGGAGGCCGCGTCGTCAACGTCCACTGCCTGGTCGCCGTCGGCGTCAACAACGAGGGCAAACGCGAGGTCCTCGGCATCGACGTCGCCTCCAGCGAGGACGGCGCCGGCTGGCTGGCGTTCCTGCGCTCCCTGACCACCCGCGGCCTGACCGGCGCGGAGCTGGTCGTCTCCGACGCCCATGTCGGCCTGGTGGGCGCGATCGGAGCCGCCCTGCCCGGCGCCGCCTGGCAGCGCTGCCGCACTCACTACGCCCGCAACCTGCTCTCGCAGGTCCCCAAATCCGCTCAACCATGGGTGGCGACCCTGCTGCGGACCGTCTTCGAACAGCCCGACGCAGCCGCCGTCCGCAAACAGATGGCCGCCGCCATCGCCGGCCTGGACGAGAAGTACCCCAAGGCCGCCGAGCATCTCGAAACCGCCCGCGAAGACCTCCTGGCCTTCGCCGCTTTCCCCCGCGACGTGTGGAAACAGATCTGGTCCAACAACCCCCAGGAACGCTTGAACAAGGAGATCAGGCGCCGGACCGACGTCGTCGGCATCTTCCCCGACCGAGGCGCCATCATCCGCCTGATCGGCGCCGTCCTGGCCGAGCAGAGCGACGAATGGGCCGAACAACGCCGCTACATGGGACCCGAAATCCTCGGCCGCTGCCGCCTTCACCTGATCGAAGGAAACACCGCCGAGACAACCGACCCAGCAGCCCTTACCGCCTAG